One stretch of Microvirga lotononidis DNA includes these proteins:
- a CDS encoding NepR family anti-sigma factor, which produces MQKKNPNLMPYDDPEPVPGLNTSTSPALSRSVQAQIGQRLRQFYDALALGEQPVPDRFIEIINRLDGVKGEKQQS; this is translated from the coding sequence ATGCAGAAAAAGAATCCAAATCTGATGCCCTACGACGATCCAGAGCCCGTTCCTGGTCTCAACACGTCCACATCCCCTGCCCTCAGCCGCTCCGTCCAGGCCCAGATCGGCCAGCGTCTGCGCCAGTTCTACGATGCCCTGGCGCTGGGCGAGCAGCCGGTGCCGGACCGTTTCATCGAGATCATCAACCGGCTCGATGGCGTGAAGGGAGAGAAGCAGCAATCATGA
- a CDS encoding DUF3309 family protein, with the protein MALSTILLILIILLLIGAVPAWPYSRGWGYGPSGLLGVVLLILIILLLMGRI; encoded by the coding sequence ATGGCACTCAGCACCATTCTGCTCATTCTCATCATCCTTCTGCTCATCGGCGCGGTGCCCGCCTGGCCCTACAGCCGCGGCTGGGGTTACGGGCCGAGCGGCCTTCTCGGCGTCGTCCTGCTCATCCTCATCATCCTGCTGCTGATGGGGCGGATCTAG
- a CDS encoding sensor histidine kinase, with translation MLIRFTTLSPLSWTAASLHAVGAVGVAMIARYALDPLLGDELPYITLYPAVLFTAIVAGGWTGMGALLLGVAATFWFLSVSPGPAPFSAQTLTGLIIYLFGGAFSVVAASSLRSAAARLEVAQERLLATLEASGAGTWRWDFRANAVDWDPALARLFGLEPAQAPRQRGDFRRYVHPDDQEHIGRSIDGAIESGSTVDYEFRAILADGSLRWMYTRSRLLRDTKGGPALMVGACLDITERKRAQEQQMLLVQELNHRVTNTLSVVQSLAHHTRRGSRDLDGFQETFLARLMALSATHNILTRELWESASLEDILHAEMIPYGGLDKGRVTMAGEPIRLKPQQALGFGLALHELATNAAKYGALSIPHGRLDISWRAEMDEDGRRRLSLDWVEQGGPMVEPPKRLGFGSRLIERSIRDELGGGLDLRFQPDGLRCSLSLPL, from the coding sequence TTGCTGATACGTTTCACGACGCTTAGCCCGCTTTCCTGGACTGCCGCATCCCTGCACGCCGTGGGGGCTGTCGGCGTGGCGATGATCGCCCGCTATGCGCTCGATCCCCTGCTCGGCGACGAGCTGCCCTACATCACACTCTATCCGGCGGTGCTGTTCACGGCCATCGTGGCCGGAGGCTGGACCGGAATGGGAGCGCTGCTCCTGGGCGTGGCGGCCACTTTCTGGTTCCTCTCCGTAAGCCCCGGACCGGCACCGTTCTCCGCCCAGACCCTGACGGGGCTCATCATCTATCTGTTCGGCGGCGCCTTCTCGGTCGTGGCGGCGTCGTCCCTGCGAAGCGCGGCGGCCCGGCTCGAAGTCGCCCAGGAGAGGCTGCTCGCGACCCTCGAAGCGTCCGGCGCCGGGACGTGGCGCTGGGATTTCCGCGCCAATGCGGTCGACTGGGACCCGGCCCTCGCACGCCTCTTCGGCCTCGAACCGGCGCAGGCGCCGCGCCAGCGGGGGGATTTCCGCCGCTACGTGCACCCGGACGATCAGGAGCATATCGGCCGCAGCATCGACGGCGCGATCGAGAGCGGGAGCACGGTCGATTACGAGTTCCGGGCCATCCTGGCCGACGGTTCCCTGCGCTGGATGTATACCCGCAGCCGCCTGCTGCGGGACACCAAGGGCGGACCGGCTCTCATGGTGGGCGCCTGCCTGGACATTACGGAGCGGAAGCGCGCCCAGGAACAGCAGATGCTCCTGGTGCAGGAGCTGAACCATCGCGTGACGAACACGCTCTCCGTCGTCCAGTCGCTGGCGCATCACACGCGGCGGGGCAGCCGCGATCTCGACGGCTTCCAGGAAACGTTCCTGGCGCGCCTCATGGCGCTGTCGGCCACGCACAATATCCTGACGCGCGAATTGTGGGAGAGCGCCTCGCTCGAGGACATCCTTCATGCGGAGATGATCCCCTATGGCGGGCTCGACAAGGGCCGGGTGACCATGGCGGGCGAGCCGATCCGCCTGAAGCCGCAGCAGGCCCTCGGCTTCGGCCTCGCCCTGCACGAGCTTGCCACCAACGCGGCGAAATACGGCGCGCTCTCCATCCCGCATGGGCGGCTCGACATCTCCTGGCGGGCCGAGATGGACGAGGACGGCCGGCGGCGGTTGTCGCTCGATTGGGTCGAGCAGGGCGGTCCCATGGTGGAGCCCCCGAAGCGCCTCGGCTTCGGCTCGCGCCTCATCGAGCGCAGCATCCGCGACGAGCTCGGCGGCGGCCTCGACCTGCGCTTCCAGCCCGACGGCCTGCGCTGCTCGCTGAGCCTGCCTCTTTGA
- the gloA2 gene encoding SMU1112c/YaeR family gloxylase I-like metalloprotein: protein MLNAIHHVAIICSDYGRSKEFYSEILGLPIIREVWRAERRSWKCDLLIGSAQIELFSFPTPPPRPSHPEARGLRHLAFRVETLEPIIERLEAFGIAVEPIRIDEHTQQRFTFFTDPDGLPLELYEDKKDGSGID, encoded by the coding sequence ATGCTGAATGCCATCCACCACGTTGCGATCATCTGCTCGGACTACGGCCGCTCGAAGGAATTCTACTCCGAGATCCTGGGTCTGCCGATCATCCGCGAGGTCTGGCGCGCGGAGCGGCGGTCCTGGAAATGCGATCTTCTGATCGGCTCGGCCCAGATCGAGCTTTTCTCGTTTCCCACCCCGCCGCCCCGCCCCTCGCACCCGGAGGCGCGCGGCCTGCGGCACCTCGCCTTCCGCGTGGAGACCCTGGAGCCGATCATCGAGCGTCTGGAAGCCTTCGGAATTGCAGTCGAACCGATCCGCATCGACGAACACACGCAGCAACGCTTCACCTTCTTCACCGATCCCGACGGGCTTCCCCTGGAACTCTATGAAGATAAAAAGGACGGTTCAGGGATAGACTGA
- a CDS encoding LacI family DNA-binding transcriptional regulator — translation MNNRTAPKRLVTLQDVARAAGVSKATAARVLGSYGTASPEMREKVLTAARSLGYQPNELARSMTTGRSRTIGVIVGDIENPYFGQAVRGISDVARAAGFDVILANSGEEVEKEQAAIQVLLGKRVDGLIVTPASMSHIQHLEGVQRSGRPLVLLDRAVPKLKVDSVVTDDRAAAAAATRMLIEAGHRHISYITATASDDPIYKGPHQISLTTVMDRIDGFLAASAEAGIERPEQYIRLGATRQGGSGRIIADLLSTPHRPTAILASDNVVGLEAFKVIRAMGMSIPDDISLVAFHDADWTSVTSPPITVIAQPVYDLGMESAQILIKRINSAAGTPKRIMLATKLIERQSVGAPPPIARKAKLQPMAKAATG, via the coding sequence ATGAACAATAGAACAGCCCCGAAACGATTGGTCACTCTCCAGGACGTGGCTCGCGCGGCCGGCGTCTCGAAGGCCACAGCCGCAAGGGTGCTGGGCAGCTACGGAACCGCCAGCCCCGAGATGAGGGAGAAAGTTCTTACGGCTGCGCGGTCGCTGGGCTACCAGCCGAACGAACTCGCCCGCAGCATGACGACCGGCCGCTCGCGAACGATCGGCGTCATCGTCGGCGACATCGAGAACCCTTATTTCGGGCAGGCGGTCCGTGGCATCAGCGATGTCGCGCGCGCGGCCGGCTTCGATGTCATTCTGGCAAACTCCGGAGAGGAGGTCGAAAAGGAGCAGGCCGCGATCCAGGTTCTTCTCGGCAAGAGAGTCGACGGTCTGATCGTCACTCCTGCCTCCATGTCTCATATCCAGCATCTGGAAGGCGTGCAGAGATCGGGCCGCCCCTTGGTCCTGCTGGACCGTGCCGTCCCCAAGCTGAAGGTCGACAGCGTCGTTACCGATGACCGGGCGGCGGCCGCTGCGGCGACGCGCATGCTGATCGAGGCCGGACACAGGCACATCTCCTACATCACGGCGACCGCATCCGACGACCCGATCTACAAAGGACCGCACCAGATCAGCCTGACAACCGTAATGGATCGTATCGACGGTTTCCTGGCAGCGTCCGCCGAGGCGGGAATCGAGCGGCCCGAGCAATATATCCGCCTGGGAGCGACGCGTCAGGGAGGTTCGGGGCGGATCATCGCGGATCTCCTTTCGACGCCGCATCGCCCCACCGCCATACTCGCGTCGGACAATGTGGTCGGTCTCGAGGCGTTCAAAGTCATTCGGGCCATGGGCATGTCGATTCCGGACGACATTTCCCTCGTTGCCTTCCACGATGCGGATTGGACGAGCGTGACGAGCCCGCCGATCACCGTCATCGCGCAACCGGTCTACGATCTTGGCATGGAAAGCGCGCAGATCTTGATCAAGCGCATCAACAGCGCCGCCGGAACGCCCAAACGGATAATGCTGGCCACCAAGCTGATCGAAAGGCAGTCCGTCGGCGCACCGCCTCCCATCGCGAGAAAGGCGAAACTCCAGCCGATGGCGAAGGCGGCGACGGGTTAG
- a CDS encoding Gfo/Idh/MocA family protein: MSNKVRWGVLSTAQIARNNVVPAMQAGAFTEVVAIASRDESRAHAAAAELGIPRAYGSYEAMLADPEIDAIYNPLPNHLHAALTIKALEAGKHVLCEKPIALDAEEARRIEEAQKKSGLLVGEAFMVRFHPQWRRAREIVREGRLGEVRAIQTIFSYFLTDPGNIRNQADIGGGGLYDIGCYAIATARFMFEAEPERVIGILDVDPRLGTDRLSSGLAVFPEGRQLAFTCATQLVPCQRVQILGTQGRIEIQIPFNAPASMEATIVIDDGRDLSGSGREHVTIPPADQYTLQGDAFSQAILGEQPLEWGVGDAVSNMRVIDALFRSAGSGQWERP, translated from the coding sequence GTGTCCAATAAAGTCAGATGGGGCGTGCTGAGCACCGCCCAGATCGCCCGGAACAATGTCGTTCCGGCCATGCAGGCGGGAGCCTTCACGGAGGTCGTGGCGATTGCGTCCCGAGACGAGAGCCGGGCTCATGCGGCTGCGGCGGAGCTCGGAATTCCGCGGGCCTACGGATCCTATGAGGCCATGCTCGCCGATCCCGAGATCGACGCGATCTACAATCCGCTGCCCAACCATCTGCATGCGGCCTTGACGATCAAGGCTCTGGAGGCTGGCAAGCATGTGCTCTGCGAGAAGCCGATCGCGCTCGACGCCGAGGAGGCGCGGCGGATCGAGGAAGCCCAGAAGAAAAGCGGATTGCTCGTGGGCGAGGCCTTCATGGTGCGCTTCCATCCGCAATGGCGGCGTGCGCGCGAGATCGTTCGCGAAGGAAGGTTGGGAGAGGTGCGCGCCATCCAGACGATCTTTTCCTATTTCCTGACCGACCCAGGCAACATCCGCAACCAGGCCGATATCGGTGGCGGTGGGCTCTACGATATCGGGTGCTATGCCATCGCTACGGCGCGTTTCATGTTCGAAGCCGAGCCCGAGCGCGTGATCGGCATCCTGGACGTGGATCCTCGGCTGGGAACGGATCGGTTGAGCAGCGGTCTTGCGGTGTTTCCCGAGGGCCGGCAGCTGGCTTTCACCTGCGCAACGCAGCTCGTGCCCTGTCAGCGCGTGCAGATCCTCGGCACGCAAGGACGAATCGAGATCCAGATTCCTTTCAATGCACCTGCGAGCATGGAAGCGACCATCGTGATTGACGACGGACGGGACCTGTCCGGCAGCGGTCGCGAGCACGTCACGATCCCGCCAGCCGACCAGTACACTCTGCAAGGCGACGCCTTCTCACAGGCAATTCTCGGCGAGCAGCCCCTCGAATGGGGCGTTGGCGACGCCGTGTCCAACATGCGCGTGATCGATGCTCTCTTCCGCTCGGCCGGATCGGGGCAATGGGAGCGCCCCTGA